A part of Pseudomonas sp. HR96 genomic DNA contains:
- a CDS encoding cupin domain-containing protein gives MAPSDNEAPPCTLQAIDAPARTRPSHYPEPFASMMNGRIKRPLGDLFGLGHFGVNLTQLPPGCVSALHHVHSRQEEFIYVLEGRPTLLLGEQIIELQPGSVAGFAAGGQAHHLHNRTEQMCVILEVGCRTPGDTVAYPSDDIQAVAGADGKWQFTHRDGSRY, from the coding sequence ATGGCCCCCTCGGACAACGAAGCACCGCCCTGCACTCTCCAAGCCATCGACGCCCCCGCCCGCACCCGGCCCAGCCATTACCCCGAGCCCTTCGCGTCGATGATGAACGGCCGCATCAAGCGCCCGCTCGGTGACCTGTTCGGCCTGGGCCATTTCGGGGTCAACCTGACGCAACTGCCGCCAGGCTGCGTGTCGGCCCTGCATCATGTTCATTCACGGCAGGAGGAGTTCATCTACGTGCTGGAGGGCCGGCCGACGCTGTTGCTGGGCGAGCAGATCATCGAATTGCAGCCGGGCAGCGTGGCGGGTTTTGCAGCCGGCGGGCAGGCGCATCATCTGCACAACCGCACTGAGCAGATGTGCGTGATTCTGGAGGTGGGTTGCCGCACGCCGGGGGATACGGTGGCCTATCCCAGCGATGATATTCAGGCGGTGGCCGGCGCCGATGGCAAGTGGCAGTTCACGCACAGGGATGGCAGCCGCTATTGA
- a CDS encoding gluconate 2-dehydrogenase subunit 3 family protein — protein MVKGLSAAAAAEMVAPDLHSYKPTFFDATEWAFIMAASDCLIPGGGRAPGALDTNVPVFVDQQLAQGLGSDVYLEGPFDLKAPATLGYQLPYSTQDIYRKGIKAAQAWCQKTHGANFAALDDAAKTDMLQNLQAGKIDFAAFGEEVMGAKLFFGELLKNTRNGYLADPIYGGNKGMKAWIAIGFPGARASYLEWVAQHNVKYPLGPVSLSGARG, from the coding sequence ATGGTCAAAGGCCTGAGCGCCGCGGCCGCCGCCGAAATGGTTGCGCCGGACCTGCACAGCTACAAGCCAACCTTCTTCGATGCCACAGAGTGGGCCTTCATCATGGCCGCCAGCGACTGCCTGATACCCGGCGGCGGGCGTGCACCTGGGGCGCTGGACACCAACGTGCCGGTGTTCGTCGACCAGCAACTGGCCCAGGGCCTGGGCAGTGACGTGTACCTGGAGGGCCCATTCGACCTCAAGGCGCCCGCGACCCTCGGCTACCAGCTGCCGTACAGCACTCAGGACATCTACCGCAAAGGCATCAAGGCTGCCCAAGCCTGGTGTCAGAAGACTCATGGCGCCAATTTCGCTGCCCTCGACGACGCCGCCAAGACCGACATGCTGCAGAACCTGCAGGCCGGCAAAATCGACTTCGCGGCCTTCGGCGAAGAGGTCATGGGCGCCAAGCTGTTCTTCGGCGAGCTGCTGAAGAACACCCGCAACGGCTACCTCGCCGACCCCATCTACGGCGGCAACAAGGGCATGAAGGCGTGGATCGCCATCGGCTTTCCTGGCGCCCGTGCCAGCTACCTGGAGTGGGTGGCGCAGCACAACGTCAAATACCCCCTGGGCCCCGTCAGCCTCAGCGGCGCCCGCGGCTAA
- a CDS encoding GMC family oxidoreductase, with product MATITNDEVDVVVVGLGWAGSLMSIELAQAGLKVRALERGEDRTNADFAYPKPADEYAYGVKNKIMVTPRDGALTVRHTATDTALPTRQWGAFVPGTGVGGSGLHWTGVLIRPTPTDIKLKTYADQAYKPGQLGEGMTVQDFPFTWEEIEPFMDRFDKICGLSGNTGNLQGRIIPGGDPFEGPRSEAFPLPALQDTLNTTMFSEAARKLGYHPFPNPSANVSQAWTNPYGNQLAPCNYCGYCSKYPCLNFSKASPQTAVLDALKRMDNFSYRVNCNVLRVDLHPDGKTARGVTYADGQGNEVFQPAKIVVLAAFQFVNVRLMLLSKIGTPYDPISNTGTIGRNYAFLSNGATTLFFKDKNFNPFATAGATGQMFNDVSPGNFDGPGLGIIGGAKIHSSQSTGTPIGTSLPKGTPEWGQGWKDGMVDWYGHSMKIGITTSCMSYRGHYLDLDPTYKDPWGLPLLRITFDWKQNELKLQQYLRGIVQNITRELGPDSFSESYLSMDSHWDITKYVSTHNVGGAVMGDSPKTSALNRYLQSWDVHNVFVPGGNAFPQNFQANPTSMIGALSLWAAQAIKDQYLKNPGPLVSA from the coding sequence ATGGCAACTATTACCAATGACGAGGTCGACGTCGTTGTCGTCGGCCTGGGCTGGGCAGGCTCGCTGATGAGCATCGAACTGGCCCAGGCGGGCTTGAAAGTGCGCGCCCTGGAGCGCGGTGAAGACCGCACCAATGCCGACTTCGCCTACCCCAAACCCGCCGACGAATACGCCTACGGCGTGAAGAACAAGATCATGGTCACCCCGCGCGATGGCGCCCTGACCGTGCGTCACACCGCCACCGACACTGCATTGCCGACCCGTCAGTGGGGCGCCTTCGTGCCCGGCACGGGCGTCGGCGGCTCGGGCCTGCACTGGACCGGCGTGCTGATCCGCCCGACACCTACCGACATCAAGCTCAAGACCTACGCCGACCAGGCCTACAAGCCCGGCCAGCTGGGCGAAGGCATGACCGTGCAGGACTTCCCCTTCACCTGGGAAGAGATCGAGCCGTTCATGGACCGCTTCGACAAGATCTGCGGGCTGTCCGGCAACACCGGCAACCTGCAGGGTCGCATCATCCCCGGCGGCGACCCGTTCGAAGGGCCGCGCTCGGAGGCCTTTCCGCTGCCGGCGCTACAGGACACATTGAACACCACGATGTTCAGCGAAGCCGCGCGCAAGCTGGGTTACCACCCGTTTCCCAACCCCTCGGCCAACGTCTCGCAAGCCTGGACCAACCCCTACGGCAACCAGCTGGCGCCGTGCAACTACTGCGGTTATTGCAGCAAGTACCCCTGCCTGAATTTCTCCAAGGCCTCGCCGCAGACCGCCGTGCTCGATGCGCTCAAGCGCATGGACAACTTCTCCTACCGGGTCAACTGCAACGTGCTGCGCGTCGATCTGCACCCGGACGGCAAGACCGCGCGCGGCGTGACCTACGCCGACGGCCAAGGCAATGAAGTGTTCCAGCCGGCGAAGATCGTCGTGCTGGCGGCCTTCCAGTTCGTCAACGTGCGCCTGATGCTGTTGTCGAAAATCGGCACGCCCTACGACCCGATCAGCAACACCGGCACCATCGGCCGCAACTACGCGTTCCTCAGCAACGGTGCCACCACGCTGTTCTTCAAGGACAAGAACTTCAACCCGTTCGCCACCGCCGGCGCCACCGGGCAGATGTTCAACGACGTCTCGCCGGGCAACTTCGACGGCCCGGGCCTGGGCATCATCGGCGGCGCGAAGATCCACAGCTCGCAGTCCACCGGCACGCCGATTGGCACCTCGCTGCCCAAGGGCACCCCGGAGTGGGGCCAGGGCTGGAAGGACGGCATGGTCGACTGGTATGGCCATTCGATGAAGATCGGCATCACCACCAGTTGCATGTCGTACCGCGGCCATTACCTGGACCTCGACCCGACCTACAAGGACCCGTGGGGCCTGCCGCTGCTGCGCATCACCTTCGACTGGAAACAGAACGAGCTGAAACTGCAGCAGTACCTGCGCGGCATCGTCCAGAACATCACCCGGGAGCTTGGCCCGGACAGCTTCTCCGAGAGCTACCTGAGCATGGACTCGCATTGGGACATCACCAAATACGTCTCCACCCACAACGTCGGTGGCGCGGTGATGGGCGACTCGCCAAAGACCAGTGCGCTGAACCGCTACCTGCAGAGCTGGGACGTGCATAACGTGTTCGTGCCGGGCGGCAACGCCTTCCCGCAGAACTTCCAGGCCAACCCGACTTCGATGATCGGCGCCCTGAGCCTGTGGGCCGCGCAAGCCATCAAAGACCAATACCTGAAAAACCCCGGCCCGCTGGTGAGCGCATGA
- a CDS encoding cytochrome c, with amino-acid sequence MRNDALRSSKRRSPWLILLVLAILLLIAAWALSRVLNSSGDAAAQLSQPVTPALIAQGEVLARAGDCVACHTAHGGKPFAGGLGIQSPIGTIYSTNITPDKSTGIGSWSYGDFERAVRRGIGHDGSALYPAMPFPSYAKVTDADSEALYAYFMNAVAPVQQANQANDIPFPLSARWPLAYWRSLFAPLPGSGAPVAAATDPQIARGAYLVQGLGHCGSCHTPRALTMQEKGLDDSSAHYLGGAELNQWAVPPLRGVKHWSAQELVAYLATGRNSTASVAGEMKDVVQNSTSHMSQEDLQAIAAYLKSIPGDDRPVAADLEARRSATIHTLTAATDLDLGQRLYLDNCGACHFVTGQGAPRTFPRLDGASIINSPNPTGLIHVILAGAQTPSTAQAPSILPMPGFAGRMDDSEVAALATFLRQGWGNDAPAVSAGQVEDVRKGLPVKHVGEAALGANNAQ; translated from the coding sequence ATGAGAAACGACGCCTTGAGAAGTAGCAAACGCCGTAGCCCGTGGCTCATCCTGCTGGTGCTGGCGATCCTCCTGCTGATTGCCGCCTGGGCCTTGAGCCGGGTACTCAACAGCAGCGGCGATGCAGCGGCACAGCTGTCGCAGCCGGTCACTCCCGCGCTGATCGCCCAGGGTGAAGTGCTGGCCCGCGCCGGCGACTGCGTGGCCTGCCACACGGCCCACGGCGGCAAGCCGTTCGCCGGTGGCCTGGGCATCCAGTCGCCGATTGGCACCATCTACTCCACCAACATCACACCGGACAAGAGCACCGGCATCGGCAGCTGGAGCTACGGCGACTTCGAACGCGCCGTGCGCCGCGGCATCGGCCACGACGGCAGCGCGCTGTACCCGGCGATGCCGTTCCCGTCCTACGCCAAGGTCACCGACGCCGACAGCGAGGCGCTCTACGCCTACTTCATGAACGCCGTCGCGCCGGTGCAACAAGCCAACCAGGCCAACGACATCCCGTTCCCGCTGTCGGCCCGTTGGCCGCTGGCCTACTGGCGCAGCCTGTTCGCACCGTTGCCCGGCAGCGGCGCACCTGTGGCGGCCGCGACCGACCCGCAGATCGCCCGCGGCGCCTATCTGGTTCAGGGCCTCGGCCACTGCGGCTCATGCCACACGCCACGGGCGCTGACCATGCAGGAAAAAGGCCTGGACGACAGCTCCGCGCACTACCTGGGCGGCGCCGAGCTCAACCAGTGGGCAGTGCCGCCACTGCGCGGGGTCAAGCACTGGTCGGCGCAAGAGCTGGTCGCCTACCTGGCTACCGGCCGCAACAGCACCGCTTCGGTGGCCGGCGAAATGAAGGACGTGGTGCAAAACAGCACCTCGCACATGAGCCAGGAAGACCTGCAGGCCATCGCCGCGTACCTCAAGTCGATCCCCGGCGATGACCGCCCGGTGGCGGCCGATCTGGAGGCCCGTCGCAGCGCGACCATCCACACACTCACTGCCGCCACGGACCTGGATCTCGGCCAGCGCCTGTACCTGGACAACTGTGGCGCCTGCCACTTCGTCACCGGCCAAGGCGCACCGCGCACCTTTCCACGTCTGGATGGCGCGTCGATCATCAACAGCCCGAACCCGACTGGCTTGATCCATGTGATCCTGGCCGGGGCGCAGACGCCGTCCACTGCACAGGCGCCATCGATACTGCCGATGCCTGGGTTCGCCGGGCGGATGGATGACAGCGAAGTGGCTGCCTTGGCGACCTTCCTGCGCCAGGGCTGGGGCAACGATGCGCCGGCGGTGTCGGCGGGGCAGGTTGAGGATGTACGCAAGGGGTTGCCGGTGAAGCATGTGGGGGAGGCGGCTTTGGGGGCGAATAATGCTCAGTAA
- a CDS encoding heavy metal sensor histidine kinase, translating to MSTSRHPSLTLRLALLFALLAFITIVGLGVGLYRGLVNELVRRDEAALISRVEQLRTFLSDGNVLELIKTKPALFQNMMGNREAVLRISLKGGNTLLETNPGNLHIPPVTRVVDATSLSLDDVQHYPEVQDVPFAMVAVTMPSDIGELQVVAGRLMSERTALLAGYRLRIYLLATIAALLLAFGGCLLVHRGLMPLRRVARHTRRIGIENLSQRLDTRGVPRELLPVIDSFNTLLDRLSKGFTQLGEVSTDMAHELRTPINNMLGETQVALQQHRSVEGYQTLLASNVEELERLSRMLDNMLFLARTDPTSALGQRQLLNGKEELERIADYFEGPAADVGMDIRIASAGQVWAEPILLRRALANLCSNAIKYGAPNSKLSLAVNQADDGVTIAVSNHGATIAPEHLPRLFERFYRVDEAREQSSQSSGLGLAIVSTIMQLHNGRCSVTSQDGVTCFELFFPATGLAV from the coding sequence ATGAGCACTTCACGCCACCCTTCACTGACGCTGCGCCTGGCGCTGTTGTTTGCGCTGCTGGCATTCATCACCATCGTCGGCTTGGGTGTAGGGCTGTACCGGGGGCTGGTCAACGAACTGGTGCGCCGTGACGAGGCCGCGCTGATCAGCCGGGTCGAGCAGCTGCGCACCTTTCTCAGCGACGGCAACGTGCTGGAACTGATCAAGACCAAGCCGGCGCTGTTCCAGAACATGATGGGCAACCGCGAGGCAGTGCTGCGAATCAGCTTGAAAGGCGGCAATACACTGTTGGAAACCAACCCGGGCAACTTGCACATTCCGCCCGTCACTCGCGTGGTCGATGCCACCTCCCTGAGCCTCGATGATGTGCAGCATTACCCCGAAGTCCAGGATGTGCCCTTCGCCATGGTGGCCGTGACCATGCCCAGCGACATTGGCGAGCTGCAGGTGGTGGCGGGCCGGCTGATGAGCGAGCGCACCGCCCTGCTGGCTGGCTACCGGCTGCGTATCTACCTGCTGGCGACCATTGCCGCACTGCTGCTGGCGTTCGGCGGCTGCCTGCTGGTGCATCGCGGGCTGATGCCGCTGCGCCGGGTGGCCCGGCATACGCGGCGCATCGGCATCGAAAACCTGTCCCAGCGCTTGGACACCCGAGGGGTACCGCGCGAGCTGCTGCCAGTGATCGACTCGTTCAACACGCTGCTCGACCGGCTTTCCAAGGGCTTCACCCAGTTGGGAGAAGTGTCGACGGACATGGCCCACGAACTGCGCACGCCGATCAACAACATGCTCGGCGAAACCCAGGTGGCATTGCAGCAACACCGCAGCGTCGAAGGCTATCAGACGTTGCTCGCCTCCAATGTCGAAGAGCTGGAACGGCTTTCGCGCATGCTCGACAACATGCTGTTTCTCGCCCGCACCGATCCAACCAGCGCACTCGGCCAGCGCCAGCTACTCAATGGCAAGGAAGAGCTGGAGCGCATCGCCGATTACTTCGAAGGGCCGGCGGCCGATGTCGGCATGGACATTCGTATCGCAAGTGCGGGGCAAGTCTGGGCCGAACCGATACTGCTGCGCCGGGCACTGGCCAATCTCTGTTCCAACGCCATCAAATACGGCGCGCCGAACAGCAAATTGAGCCTGGCAGTGAACCAGGCCGATGACGGCGTGACCATTGCCGTCAGCAACCATGGCGCGACCATCGCGCCTGAGCATCTACCGCGGTTGTTCGAGCGGTTTTATCGGGTGGATGAGGCGCGAGAGCAGTCCAGCCAGTCCAGCGGGCTGGGGCTGGCGATTGTCAGCACCATCATGCAGCTGCATAACGGTCGGTGCAGCGTGACGAGTCAGGATGGGGTGACGTGTTTTGAGTTGTTTTTCCCCGCCACCGGGCTTGCTGTGTGA
- a CDS encoding heavy metal response regulator transcription factor: MNILVVEDEPKAGNYLLKGLQELGNSVTLARDGVDGLHQALENEFDVIVLDVMMPKMDGWEVLRRLRKEADTPVLFLTARDDIADRVKGLELGADDYLIKPFSFAELVARLRTLTKRGPSREEEHLEIADLQIDIIKRRVVRGGKRITLTNKEFALLQLFATHQGQVLSRSMIASRIWDMNFDGDTNVVDVAVRRLRVKIDEPFELKLIHSVRGVGYQFDTQP, from the coding sequence ATGAACATCCTGGTAGTCGAAGACGAGCCGAAAGCCGGTAATTACCTGCTCAAAGGCCTGCAGGAACTTGGCAACTCCGTCACCCTGGCACGCGATGGCGTCGATGGCCTGCATCAGGCGCTGGAGAACGAATTCGACGTGATCGTGCTGGACGTAATGATGCCGAAGATGGACGGCTGGGAAGTCCTGCGCCGGCTGCGCAAGGAGGCCGATACGCCGGTGCTGTTCCTCACCGCCCGCGACGACATCGCCGACCGCGTCAAAGGGCTGGAGCTGGGCGCGGACGACTATTTGATCAAGCCGTTTTCTTTCGCCGAGTTGGTGGCGCGGTTGCGTACCTTGACCAAACGCGGCCCTTCGCGCGAAGAAGAACACCTGGAGATTGCCGACTTGCAGATCGACATCATCAAGCGTCGAGTCGTCCGGGGCGGCAAACGCATTACCTTGACCAACAAGGAGTTCGCCCTGCTGCAGCTGTTTGCCACTCATCAGGGTCAGGTCCTGTCGCGCTCGATGATTGCGTCGCGCATCTGGGACATGAACTTCGATGGCGACACCAATGTGGTGGATGTAGCCGTACGCCGCTTGCGGGTGAAGATAGACGAGCCGTTCGAGTTGAAGTTGATCCACAGCGTACGAGGGGTCGGCTATCAATTCGACACGCAACCATGA
- a CDS encoding DUF2790 domain-containing protein, whose translation MKALILGIATLLAAGSAMADTTQPNVIHDKPGFFTHLDVDKVLAQTDLTAQCGIVPARLDYLDHAGQEHVLDYQVYGYGCTDNN comes from the coding sequence ATGAAAGCGCTCATTCTCGGTATCGCCACCCTGCTCGCCGCTGGCTCCGCCATGGCCGACACCACCCAGCCCAACGTCATCCACGACAAGCCCGGTTTCTTCACCCATCTGGACGTCGACAAGGTGCTCGCCCAGACCGATCTGACCGCGCAATGTGGCATCGTTCCGGCCCGCCTGGATTATCTGGACCACGCCGGCCAGGAGCATGTGCTGGACTATCAGGTGTACGGTTATGGTTGCACCGACAATAATTGA
- the queA gene encoding tRNA preQ1(34) S-adenosylmethionine ribosyltransferase-isomerase QueA, translating to MRVADFSFELPDSLIARHPLAERHGSRLLVLDGPTGELAHRRFPDLLDYLRPGDLMVFNNTRVIPARVFGQKASGGKLEILVERVLDSHRVLAHVRSSKSPKPGSMIRIDGGGEAEMVARHDALFELRFNEEVLALLDRVGHMPLPPYIDRPDEGSDRERYQTVYAEKAGAVAAPTAGLHFDQGLLAQIKAKGVDTAFVTLHVGAGTFQPVRVEKLEDHHMHKEWLEVSQAVVDAVQACKARGGRVVAVGTTSVRSLESAARDGQLKPYSGDTDIFIFPGRPFHVIDALVTNFHLPESTLLMLVSAFAGYPETMAAYAAAVANEYRFFSYGDAMFITRNPAPQAPKESA from the coding sequence ATGCGCGTCGCTGATTTCTCCTTCGAACTCCCTGATTCCCTGATTGCCCGCCACCCACTGGCTGAGCGCCATGGCAGCCGGCTGTTGGTGCTCGACGGCCCGACGGGCGAGTTGGCGCATCGACGCTTTCCCGATCTGCTGGACTATCTGCGCCCCGGCGACCTGATGGTGTTCAACAACACCCGGGTGATTCCGGCGCGGGTGTTCGGGCAGAAGGCCTCGGGCGGCAAGCTGGAGATTCTGGTCGAGCGCGTGCTGGACAGCCATCGGGTGCTGGCGCATGTGCGTTCGAGCAAGTCGCCCAAGCCGGGCTCGATGATCCGCATCGACGGCGGTGGCGAGGCCGAGATGGTCGCCCGGCACGATGCCTTGTTCGAGCTGCGTTTCAATGAAGAGGTGCTGGCGCTGCTCGATCGCGTCGGGCACATGCCGTTGCCTCCTTATATAGACCGGCCGGACGAAGGCAGCGATCGCGAGCGTTATCAGACCGTGTACGCCGAGAAGGCGGGCGCGGTGGCGGCGCCGACGGCGGGGCTGCATTTCGACCAGGGGCTGCTGGCGCAGATCAAGGCCAAGGGCGTGGACACCGCCTTCGTCACCCTGCACGTCGGCGCGGGTACCTTCCAGCCAGTGCGGGTGGAGAAGCTCGAAGACCACCACATGCACAAGGAGTGGCTGGAAGTCAGCCAGGCGGTGGTCGATGCGGTGCAGGCGTGCAAGGCGCGCGGCGGCCGCGTGGTGGCGGTGGGCACCACCAGTGTGCGCTCGCTGGAAAGCGCCGCGCGCGATGGCCAGTTGAAGCCGTACAGCGGCGACACCGATATTTTCATTTTCCCGGGCAGGCCGTTCCATGTGATCGATGCCCTGGTGACCAATTTTCACCTGCCGGAATCCACGCTGTTGATGCTGGTGTCGGCGTTTGCCGGTTACCCGGAAACCATGGCGGCCTATGCCGCAGCCGTGGCCAACGAGTACCGCTTCTTCAGTTACGGTGATGCCATGTTCATCACCCGCAACCCGGCGCCGCAAGCCCCCAAGGAATCCGCATGA
- the tgt gene encoding tRNA guanosine(34) transglycosylase Tgt, translated as MSFELLATDGKARRGRLTFPRGVVETPAFMPVGTYGTVKGMLPRDIEATGAQIILGNTFHLWLRPGTEVIKAHGDLHDFMQWKGPILTDSGGFQVFSLGAMRKIKEEGVTFASPVDGAKVFMGPEESMQVQRDLGSDIVMIFDECTPYPADEDVARVSMELSLRWAQRSKNAHGENTAALFGIVQGGMHQSLRMRSLEGLDKIGFDGLAIGGLSVGEPKHEMIKVLDYLPGQMPADKPRYLMGVGKPEDLVEGVRRGVDMFDCVMPTRNARNGHLFIDTGVLKIRNAFHRHDDSPLDPTCDCYTCQNFSRAYLHHLDKCGEMLGSMLNTIHNLRHYQVLMAGLREAIQQGTLAAFVDAFYAKRGLPVPPLD; from the coding sequence ATGTCGTTCGAGCTGCTTGCCACCGATGGCAAGGCGCGTCGTGGCCGCCTGACCTTTCCCCGTGGCGTGGTCGAGACCCCGGCCTTCATGCCGGTGGGCACCTATGGCACGGTCAAGGGTATGTTGCCGCGCGACATCGAAGCCACCGGGGCCCAGATCATCCTAGGCAACACCTTCCACCTGTGGCTGCGCCCGGGCACCGAAGTGATCAAGGCCCACGGCGACCTGCACGACTTCATGCAGTGGAAGGGCCCGATCCTCACCGACTCCGGTGGCTTCCAGGTGTTCAGCCTCGGCGCCATGCGCAAGATCAAGGAAGAGGGCGTGACCTTCGCCTCGCCGGTCGACGGCGCCAAGGTGTTCATGGGCCCGGAAGAGTCGATGCAGGTGCAGCGCGACCTGGGCTCGGACATCGTGATGATCTTCGACGAATGCACGCCGTACCCGGCCGACGAAGACGTGGCGCGGGTGTCGATGGAGCTGTCGCTGCGCTGGGCGCAGCGCTCGAAGAACGCCCATGGCGAAAACACTGCGGCGCTGTTCGGCATCGTCCAGGGCGGCATGCACCAGAGCCTGCGCATGCGCTCGCTCGAAGGCCTGGACAAGATCGGCTTCGACGGCCTGGCCATCGGCGGCCTGTCGGTGGGCGAGCCCAAGCACGAGATGATCAAGGTGCTCGATTACCTGCCTGGCCAGATGCCTGCTGACAAACCTCGTTACCTTATGGGGGTTGGCAAGCCTGAAGACTTGGTCGAGGGTGTGCGCCGCGGCGTTGACATGTTCGATTGCGTCATGCCGACCCGCAATGCCCGCAACGGCCACCTGTTCATCGACACCGGCGTGCTGAAGATCCGCAACGCGTTCCATCGTCACGATGATTCGCCGCTCGATCCGACGTGCGATTGCTACACCTGCCAGAACTTCTCCCGCGCTTATCTGCATCACCTGGACAAGTGCGGGGAAATGCTCGGCAGCATGTTGAATACGATCCACAACTTGCGGCATTACCAGGTGCTTATGGCTGGTTTGCGCGAGGCTATTCAACAGGGTACATTGGCCGCCTTTGTCGATGCCTTCTATGCCAAACGCGGGCTACCTGTGCCGCCGTTGGACTAA
- the yajC gene encoding preprotein translocase subunit YajC → MSFLIPAAYADAAAPAAAAGPMGGGFEWVFLVGFLVIFYFMIWRPQAKRAKETKNLLGNLQKGDEVVTSGGIAGKINKVTDDFVVIEVSDTVELKIQKGAIAATLPKGTLKAI, encoded by the coding sequence ATGAGCTTTCTGATCCCTGCCGCTTATGCGGATGCTGCTGCGCCTGCCGCTGCTGCCGGCCCTATGGGCGGTGGTTTCGAATGGGTTTTCCTGGTTGGTTTCCTGGTCATTTTCTACTTCATGATCTGGCGTCCACAGGCCAAGCGCGCCAAAGAGACCAAAAACCTGCTGGGCAACCTGCAAAAAGGCGACGAAGTTGTGACCTCCGGCGGCATCGCCGGCAAGATCAACAAAGTGACCGACGATTTCGTGGTCATCGAAGTTTCCGACACCGTGGAACTCAAGATCCAGAAGGGCGCCATCGCTGCAACCCTGCCTAAGGGCACGCTCAAAGCGATCTAA